In Clostridiaceae bacterium, the sequence ATTAGTTCCATAAGAGTATCTCCTTTTCTGTGATTATTGTGGTTCTTCATAAATTACATGATATCACAGGAGAGATACTCTTATCTTTTATTTTTTGGTTTTTTCCCAAAGTAATTTTACACTAACAAACAATATAGTGTTGAATTTATTGAACAAATAATAAAGAAGACACAGGAAACTAATAATATTGCACTAGTAGCTCGCAGGCATGAAATAGCGCCTAGCACAATATATACCTGGCTCAGGAAAAAACGACAAACTGGTTCTGTAGTAGCTCTACCTAAAGCTAAAGAAACAAGGTATAGAACAATGGAAAAAAATCTTAAAGAAGTAAGTACAGAAAATGACAGGTTAAAGCGCCTAATAGCTGAGAAAGAGCTTGAATTATCAATTTTAAGAGAGCTGAGGGATTTAGCAAACCCTCGATAGCCGACAAGGCAGCTATTGCTCAAAGGTGGATCAAAAAAGGATACAGTGCAACTATCGTCCTTAGCTTTGTCGGATTATCTTCATCCACCTACTATCACTCTATTGAGAGAATTCGAAAAAATATTGAGGATAAGAGGCAACGAAATAAACCAGGACGCAAGATTACAAGTTATACTTATGATCAAAAAGGTAATAAAATATACGATGAAATGGTTAAAGAGTACCTTTGTGAGCTTATAGCGGGTGATGGCTATCCTTATGGATATAAAAAGCTCACTGTTTGCTTGCAGGAAGATTACAGTCTAGTAATTAACCACAAGAAAGTATATAGGTTATGTAAAGAACTTGATATATTGCGTCCACAGAGAAAAACATATCCCAATCGCCCGAGAAAACTAGCAAAGCGCGAGAAGGTAACTGGTTCAAATCAGCTTTGGCAAATGGATATCAAATATGGTTACATAATAGATACAAAGCAATTTTTCTTTCAATTATCAGTAATAGATGTTTTTGATAGAGCAATAATAGATTATCATTTAGGTCTGAGTGCAACAGCGAAAGATGCCAGTAGAGTGATAGAAACTGCTCTAAAAAAACGAGGTTTTAAACCTGGTGATAAACTACCTGTAATAAGAACTGACAACGGCCCACAGTTTATTGCTAAAGAATTTGAAAATACCTGCAATAAATGGAGATTAGATCATGAACGAATACCTGTAAAATCACCAAATTTAAATGCTTATATAGAATCATTTCACTCTATCCTAGAGGATCAATGCTATATCCGGTATTTATTTAAGAGTTTCGCCCATGTGTATGAAGTAATAACCGATTATATGGATTATTACAATAACAGACGCAGGCATGGTAGTATTAAAAATATGGCACCTAATAAATTTTACAAACTATGGTTAAGCAATGATACAAAAGCACCTTTAGAGATAGTTGCATAAAACTCTTAACCAACCCTAAGAATACCTCAGTCTGGCTGACGAATGGTGTCAAGGGTGGGAAGCAGGTTTTAACCCTTGCCCTTGACAACATGAGGAAGACGGCTAAACTCCTTAAAGGGTTGAGTTAAGAATATAAAATAATGAATTTCTATAGTAGAGAGAGTTCTACGCAGATAATCTCCAATAACGGGGGGTCAAACCGAAACGTAACACATGTAAATCATATTTCAAATTGAAAACATTAAATCTTTACGCATTATAAAATCAGTTTGCTCTTCTTCACCCATAAAAAAAGAATGTTTACCTATTACATAAAATCCATACTTTTTGTAAAACAAAATAGCTTTTTGGTTTCTTTCCCATACGCCAAGCCATATATATGATTTTTTACGTGTATTTGCAATTGCAATTGCCTTTTTAATTAGGAAACTACCCAAACCTTTCCCTTGAAATTCCTTTAATACATATATTCTTTCTATTTCTAAAGATTGTGGATCATAGATGTCGGTTTGCGCCTTATATTCATTTAATTTTAGATAACCTGATAATTTTTCATCTGCATAAAGAAAATAAAATTTCGAATTGTTATTTGATAATTCATTTCGTAACTTTTCAAGATTATAAGCTTTTTCTATGTAAGCTTTCATATTGGATAGTATATTCATGGGACCAAAAGTATCACTGTATGTCTTGCAAGATAATTCACGAAGTGTCACTAGGTCATCCATTACACATTCTCTGAAAGTAATTTTCATTCTTTTATGATCCTTTCCAAAACTCTACCGTAAAAGCAGACACGTATTTTATTACTTACATGCAAATATAAACTAAAAATCATCTTCTCAACTGGATGCAACCCGGCCAACCGACATCTATTGCAATGTAAAAGTCATTTATTTTTACTATATAACAGTTGACGTGTTTAACATGAATGCGATAAGTTTCCATAAGACCTCCAAATTCAACATATTGCACCG encodes:
- a CDS encoding GNAT family N-acetyltransferase, producing the protein MKITFRECVMDDLVTLRELSCKTYSDTFGPMNILSNMKAYIEKAYNLEKLRNELSNNNSKFYFLYADEKLSGYLKLNEYKAQTDIYDPQSLEIERIYVLKEFQGKGLGSFLIKKAIAIANTRKKSYIWLGVWERNQKAILFYKKYGFYVIGKHSFFMGEEEQTDFIMRKDLMFSI
- a CDS encoding IS3 family transposase (programmed frameshift), whose protein sequence is MEQIIKKTQETNNIALVARRHEIAPSTIYTWLRKKRQTGSVVALPKAKETRYRTMEKNLKEVSTENDRLKRLIAEKELELSILRELRDLANPPIADKAAIAQRWIKKGYSATIVLSFVGLSSSTYYHSIERIRKNIEDKRQRNKPGRKITSYTYDQKGNKIYDEMVKEYLCELIAGDGYPYGYKKLTVCLQEDYSLVINHKKVYRLCKELDILRPQRKTYPNRPRKLAKREKVTGSNQLWQMDIKYGYIIDTKQFFFQLSVIDVFDRAIIDYHLGLSATAKDASRVIETALKKRGFKPGDKLPVIRTDNGPQFIAKEFENTCNKWRLDHERIPVKSPNLNAYIESFHSILEDQCYIRYLFKSFAHVYEVITDYMDYYNNRRRHGSIKNMAPNKFYKLWLSNDTKAPLEIVA